One window from the genome of Gemmatimonas sp. encodes:
- the rpsS gene encoding 30S ribosomal protein S19 codes for MSRSIKKGPFVSERLEAKVVAMNAKSEKKVVKTWSRASTILPEFVGHTFAVHNGNKFIPVYVTENMVGHKLGEFSPTRLFRGHAGQKTDAKKSGKGGK; via the coding sequence ATGTCGAGAAGCATCAAGAAGGGTCCGTTCGTCAGCGAGCGCCTGGAGGCGAAGGTGGTTGCGATGAACGCCAAGAGCGAGAAGAAGGTCGTGAAGACCTGGTCGCGCGCGAGCACGATTCTGCCGGAGTTCGTGGGGCACACGTTCGCGGTGCACAACGGGAACAAGTTCATCCCGGTGTACGTGACGGAAAACATGGTGGGCCACAAGCTGGGCGAGTTTTCGCCAACGCGTCTGTTCCGCGGTCACGCGGGGCAGAAGACGGACGCGAAGAAGTCCGGCAAGGGAGGCAAGTAA
- the wecB gene encoding UDP-N-acetylglucosamine 2-epimerase (non-hydrolyzing) produces the protein MSRPQWLTPLRGVPVVPGTPSVAVVVGTRPEVIKMAPVVRALRSAESRVACTVVSTGQHRDLLARAFHDVGMAPDIELGLMTDNQSPSGFVARCIAALDEVLAQCGPQAVLVQGDTSSACAGAMAATWRAIPVGHVEAGLRSFNFQEPFPEEFHRRVVGVAAQWHFAPTPESRDNLLREGVPVHRIFVTGNTIVDAVRQMDVSRAFENPAIDRIPPGRLALVTAHRRENQGESMRDIARAVKRLVAAVADLQVVLPLHPNPNVRGLLEQELVGVERVHLLEPLSYPDLLKVLCASTIILSDSGGLQEEAPSVGRPILILRDRTERPEVVQVGAGILVGTDPDLIVKEALAILCDPVVYERMVTVPNPFGDGRASWRIAEILASSLVDEVESPSISMVL, from the coding sequence ATGAGCCGCCCCCAATGGTTGACGCCACTACGGGGCGTGCCGGTCGTGCCGGGCACACCAAGCGTGGCCGTGGTGGTGGGCACCCGTCCGGAAGTCATCAAGATGGCGCCAGTGGTGCGTGCCTTGCGGAGCGCCGAGAGCCGCGTGGCGTGTACCGTGGTGAGTACCGGACAGCATCGCGACCTGCTGGCCCGTGCCTTTCACGATGTGGGGATGGCGCCCGACATCGAGCTGGGGTTGATGACCGACAACCAGTCGCCCAGCGGTTTCGTGGCGCGGTGCATCGCCGCGCTCGACGAGGTTCTTGCGCAGTGCGGGCCCCAGGCAGTGCTGGTGCAGGGCGATACGAGCAGCGCCTGTGCGGGCGCGATGGCGGCCACCTGGCGCGCGATCCCCGTGGGGCACGTGGAAGCCGGATTGCGTTCCTTCAACTTCCAGGAACCGTTCCCTGAGGAGTTTCATCGGCGGGTGGTGGGGGTGGCGGCCCAATGGCACTTTGCGCCAACGCCGGAAAGCCGCGACAACCTGTTGCGCGAGGGAGTGCCGGTGCATCGCATCTTCGTGACGGGCAATACGATCGTGGATGCGGTCCGGCAGATGGACGTGTCGCGTGCGTTCGAGAACCCAGCGATCGATCGAATTCCCCCGGGGCGTCTGGCGCTGGTCACGGCCCACCGGCGCGAGAACCAGGGGGAGTCGATGCGCGACATTGCGCGCGCGGTGAAACGGCTCGTCGCGGCGGTGGCGGACCTGCAGGTTGTGCTGCCGTTGCATCCGAATCCAAACGTGCGTGGTCTCCTCGAGCAGGAACTCGTGGGGGTGGAGCGCGTGCACCTGCTGGAGCCGCTGAGCTACCCCGACCTGCTCAAGGTGCTGTGCGCCAGCACGATCATTCTGTCCGACAGTGGTGGCCTGCAGGAGGAAGCGCCGAGCGTGGGGCGCCCCATCCTCATCCTGCGGGACCGTACCGAGCGGCCGGAGGTGGTGCAGGTGGGGGCGGGCATTCTGGTGGGCACAGACCCCGATCTGATCGTGAAGGAGGCGCTGGCCATTCTGTGCGATCCCGTGGTGTACGAGCGCATGGTGACGGTGCCCAACCCCTTCGGCGATGGTCGGGCGTCGTGGCGGATCGCGGAGATTCTCGCCAGCTCCTTGGTGGACGAGGTGGAGTCGCCGTCGATATCGATGGTGTTGTAG
- the rplB gene encoding 50S ribosomal protein L2 — translation MGIRQFKPVTKGTRFRSVSDFAEITRSTPEKSLVEPLKKSGGRDNHGHISMRRIGGGHKRMYRVIDFKRDKHGVPATVAHIEYDPNRSARIALLEYADGEKRYILHPKGLKQGDTVVSGPGSDVRTGNAMPLKEVPLGTSVHNIELKIGKGGQMARSAGTFAQVVAKEGDYVTLRLASTEMRLVHGNCAATIGEVGNAEHELQSHGKAGKSRWLGKRPKVRGEVMNPVDHPHGGRTRGGRNVVSPWGKKEGVKTRNKKKASTRLIVRGRKRGRATQ, via the coding sequence ATGGGTATCCGTCAGTTCAAGCCGGTCACGAAGGGCACGCGCTTCCGCTCGGTCTCCGATTTCGCCGAGATCACGCGCAGCACGCCCGAGAAGTCGCTGGTCGAGCCGCTCAAGAAGTCGGGCGGGCGCGACAACCACGGCCACATCTCGATGCGGCGCATCGGTGGCGGCCACAAGCGCATGTATCGCGTCATCGATTTCAAGCGCGACAAGCACGGGGTGCCGGCGACCGTCGCGCACATCGAGTACGATCCGAACCGCTCGGCGCGCATCGCGCTGCTCGAGTACGCGGACGGTGAGAAGCGGTATATCCTGCACCCGAAGGGGCTGAAGCAGGGGGATACGGTGGTGTCGGGTCCGGGCAGCGACGTGCGCACGGGCAACGCGATGCCGCTGAAGGAAGTGCCGCTCGGCACGTCGGTGCACAACATCGAGCTGAAGATCGGCAAGGGCGGCCAGATGGCGCGCTCGGCCGGGACCTTCGCCCAGGTCGTGGCGAAGGAAGGCGATTACGTCACGCTGCGCCTGGCCTCCACGGAGATGCGCCTCGTGCACGGCAACTGCGCGGCGACGATCGGTGAAGTGGGCAACGCCGAACACGAGCTGCAGTCGCACGGCAAGGCAGGCAAGAGCCGTTGGCTCGGCAAGCGCCCGAAGGTGCGTGGTGAAGTCATGAACCCGGTGGATCACCCGCATGGTGGCCGCACGCGCGGCGGCCGGAACGTGGTGAGCCCGTGGGGCAAGAAGGAAGGCGTCAAGACGCGCAACAAGAAGAAGGCGTCGACGCGTCTCATCGTGCGCGGCCGCAAGCGCGGCCGGGCCACGCAGTAA
- a CDS encoding PEP-CTERM sorting domain-containing protein encodes MLSPVARAALTVALVGSSASLAGAQTFADLAYNSPTNPSFPTQWNSHLCQWGGQAIGPNYAGSTWTGFAALDLRDYLFSGGQSTQGRCFVNGRSSATGFYQGVSSAESLTGYQQQYAAYNPSATNVVAVGSGTASIQRSTAFTLESMLVGAGWGNVSNLNITGWRSGTQVWFRDFSFLGTGGMTQAFGMAGLIDEIRFAATYDAGAFADPYDSVNEQLGYGIANPTPYRTYFIDNVAVAVPEPASLALVAVGLAGLAGVARRRRVR; translated from the coding sequence ATGCTTTCCCCCGTCGCTCGCGCCGCCCTGACCGTAGCCCTGGTTGGAAGTTCCGCGTCCCTTGCTGGTGCGCAGACCTTTGCGGATCTGGCGTACAACAGCCCGACCAACCCGAGTTTCCCGACGCAGTGGAACTCCCACCTCTGCCAGTGGGGGGGACAGGCGATCGGGCCGAACTACGCGGGATCGACCTGGACCGGTTTTGCGGCGCTCGACCTCCGCGACTATCTCTTCTCCGGGGGGCAGAGCACGCAGGGGCGCTGCTTCGTGAACGGTCGGAGCTCGGCGACGGGCTTCTATCAGGGCGTTTCGTCGGCCGAGTCGCTCACGGGGTATCAGCAGCAGTATGCGGCCTACAACCCCAGCGCCACGAATGTGGTAGCGGTCGGGTCCGGCACGGCCTCGATTCAGCGGTCGACGGCGTTCACCCTCGAGTCGATGCTGGTGGGCGCCGGGTGGGGCAACGTGTCCAATCTGAACATCACCGGCTGGCGGAGTGGCACACAGGTGTGGTTCCGCGATTTCAGCTTTCTGGGGACCGGCGGCATGACGCAGGCGTTCGGTATGGCGGGGCTGATCGATGAGATCCGCTTCGCGGCCACCTACGATGCCGGCGCCTTTGCCGATCCGTACGATTCGGTGAACGAGCAGCTCGGCTACGGTATCGCCAATCCCACCCCGTACCGGACGTACTTCATCGACAATGTCGCGGTGGCGGTGCCGGAGCCGGCGTCGCTGGCGCTGGTGGCGGTCGGTCTGGCAGGATTGGCGGGCGTGGCGCGCCGTCGCCGGGTCCGCTGA
- the rpsJ gene encoding 30S ribosomal protein S10, translating to MAGRIRIRLKAFDHAVIDQASADIVRTAEKTGASVSGPIPLPTKTQRWTVLRSPHVDKKSREQFELKTHKRVIDILDSRAGTVDALTKLDLPAGVDVEIKVE from the coding sequence ATGGCTGGCCGCATTCGCATTCGCCTCAAGGCATTTGACCACGCCGTGATCGACCAGGCTTCGGCGGACATCGTCCGCACGGCCGAGAAGACCGGCGCGTCGGTATCGGGCCCGATCCCGCTGCCCACGAAGACGCAGCGTTGGACGGTGCTCCGTTCGCCGCACGTCGACAAGAAGTCGCGTGAACAGTTCGAACTGAAGACGCACAAGCGCGTGATCGACATCCTCGATTCGCGGGCCGGCACGGTGGACGCGCTGACGAAGCTCGATCTTCCGGCGGGCGTGGACGTCGAAATCAAGGTCGAGTAG
- the fusA gene encoding elongation factor G: MPRTTPLEHYRNIGIMAHIDAGKTTTTERILYYTGKSHKIGEVHDGAATMDWMEQEQERGITITSAATTCFWMRHGQSHEKGNGPEFRINIIDTPGHVDFTVEVERSLRVLDGAVTLLDSVAGVEPQTETVWRQADRYRVPRMIFSNKMDRVGANFDRCLAMIRDRLSKRAFPLQLPVGSGETFTGHIDVLERKQYIFHDETMGKTFSVVDVPAEFRDACEAARHEAIEAAVEHDEALMEKYLAGEELSMDEIRRAIRQATIAMEFVPVLCGASFKNKGVQALLDAVIDYLPAPIDVPAIQGHLPHHDETFIDAPIKDEAPFAALAFKIATDPFVGKLTFFRVYSGVLNSGSYVYNSTKDKRERVGRLLQMHANKREEIEEVRAGDIAAAIGLKDTRTGDTLCTEDNPLILEAMKFPAPVIDVAIEPKTKADQDKLAIALQKLAEEDPTFRVRSDAETGQTIIAGMGELHLEIIVDRMMREFKVDANVGRPQVAYRETIKKRVEKIEGKFIRQSGGKGQFGHVVINMEPSEQGQGFVFEDKIVGGVIPREYIGPVEAGIKEALENGVLAGYPVVDIKVQLTFGSYHEVDSSEMAFKIAGSMAFKEAARQASPCLLEPVMKVEVVSPEAYMGDVLGDLSSRRGKIGGMTQRGEAQVISATVPLAEMFGYSTRLRSMSQGRAVYSMEFSHYEEVPKSKAEEIISKVKA; encoded by the coding sequence ATGCCGCGTACGACCCCGCTCGAGCATTACCGCAATATCGGCATCATGGCGCACATCGATGCCGGCAAGACGACGACCACCGAGCGCATCCTCTACTACACGGGGAAGTCGCACAAGATCGGTGAAGTCCACGATGGCGCCGCCACGATGGACTGGATGGAGCAGGAGCAGGAGCGCGGCATTACGATCACGTCGGCCGCGACGACCTGTTTCTGGATGCGTCACGGCCAGTCGCACGAAAAGGGGAACGGCCCCGAGTTCCGGATCAACATCATCGACACGCCGGGGCACGTGGACTTCACCGTCGAGGTGGAGCGTTCGCTGCGCGTGCTCGACGGCGCGGTGACGCTGCTCGATTCGGTGGCCGGTGTTGAGCCACAGACCGAAACGGTGTGGCGTCAGGCCGACCGTTATCGCGTGCCGCGCATGATCTTCTCGAACAAGATGGATCGCGTGGGCGCGAACTTCGATCGCTGCCTCGCCATGATCCGTGACCGCCTGAGCAAGCGCGCGTTCCCGCTGCAGCTGCCGGTCGGTTCGGGTGAGACGTTCACGGGGCACATCGACGTGCTCGAGCGCAAGCAGTACATCTTCCACGACGAGACGATGGGCAAGACGTTCTCGGTGGTCGATGTGCCGGCCGAGTTCCGGGACGCGTGTGAAGCGGCGCGCCACGAGGCCATCGAAGCGGCCGTGGAGCACGACGAAGCGCTGATGGAGAAGTATCTGGCGGGCGAGGAGCTCTCGATGGACGAGATCCGTCGCGCGATTCGTCAGGCGACGATCGCGATGGAGTTCGTGCCGGTGCTTTGTGGGGCCTCGTTCAAGAACAAGGGCGTGCAGGCGCTGCTCGACGCGGTGATCGACTATCTGCCGGCGCCGATCGACGTGCCGGCCATCCAGGGACACCTGCCGCATCACGACGAGACGTTCATCGATGCGCCGATCAAGGACGAGGCGCCGTTCGCGGCGCTGGCGTTCAAGATCGCGACCGACCCGTTTGTGGGGAAGCTGACCTTCTTCCGCGTGTACTCGGGCGTGCTCAACTCGGGCAGCTACGTGTACAACAGCACGAAGGACAAGCGCGAGCGCGTGGGTCGTCTGTTGCAGATGCACGCCAACAAGCGTGAGGAGATCGAAGAGGTGCGCGCTGGCGACATTGCCGCGGCGATCGGTCTCAAGGACACGCGCACGGGCGACACGCTGTGCACGGAAGACAACCCGCTCATCCTCGAGGCCATGAAGTTCCCGGCCCCGGTGATCGACGTGGCGATCGAGCCGAAGACGAAGGCGGACCAGGACAAGCTCGCCATCGCGCTGCAGAAGCTGGCCGAAGAGGATCCGACGTTCCGCGTGCGTTCCGACGCCGAGACGGGGCAGACGATCATTGCCGGCATGGGCGAGCTGCACCTCGAGATCATCGTCGATCGCATGATGCGCGAGTTCAAGGTCGACGCGAACGTGGGGCGCCCGCAGGTGGCCTATCGCGAGACGATCAAGAAGCGCGTCGAGAAGATCGAAGGCAAGTTCATCCGTCAGTCGGGTGGTAAGGGTCAGTTCGGCCACGTGGTCATCAACATGGAGCCGTCCGAGCAGGGGCAGGGCTTTGTGTTCGAGGACAAGATCGTGGGCGGTGTCATTCCGCGCGAATACATCGGCCCCGTGGAAGCGGGCATCAAGGAGGCGCTGGAGAACGGTGTGCTGGCCGGCTACCCGGTGGTGGACATCAAGGTTCAGCTGACCTTCGGCTCGTACCACGAAGTCGACTCGTCGGAAATGGCGTTCAAGATTGCCGGCTCGATGGCGTTCAAGGAGGCGGCCCGTCAGGCCAGCCCCTGCCTGCTGGAGCCGGTGATGAAGGTCGAGGTCGTGAGCCCGGAAGCGTACATGGGCGACGTCCTCGGCGACCTCTCCTCGCGTCGCGGCAAGATCGGCGGCATGACGCAGCGTGGTGAGGCGCAGGTCATCTCGGCCACGGTGCCGCTGGCGGAGATGTTCGGCTACTCGACGCGCCTGCGCAGCATGTCGCAGGGGCGCGCGGTCTACTCGATGGAGTTCTCGCACTACGAAGAAGTGCCGAAGTCGAAGGCCGAAGAGATCATCAGCAAGGTGAAGGCGTAA
- the tuf gene encoding elongation factor Tu has protein sequence MGKAKFERNKPHVNVGTIGHVDHGKTTTTAALTKISADKGYGTKYVAYDEVAKASESQGRRDSTKILTIATSHVEYETANRHYAHVDCPGHADYVKNMITGAAQMDGAILVVSAVDGPMPQTREHILLARQVNVPKVVVFLNKCDLVEDEELLDLVELEVRELLSKYNYDGDDAPVIRGAAYPAIQGEQKWIDKMQELYDALDSYIPEPVREVDKPFLLPVEDVFSITGRGTVATGRIERGIIKVGEEVQVVGYNSEKKTTVTGVEMFRKLLDEGQAGDNVGLLLRGIAKEDIERGMVLAKPNSIKPHTKFTAEVYVLTKEEGGRHTPFFKGYRPQFYFRTTDVTGNIELPEGMEMVMPGDNVTMTIDLIIPIAMEEQLRFAIREGGRTVGAGVVTKILA, from the coding sequence ATGGGCAAGGCAAAGTTCGAGCGGAACAAGCCGCACGTGAACGTGGGTACGATCGGCCACGTCGACCACGGCAAGACGACCACGACCGCGGCGCTCACGAAGATCTCGGCGGACAAGGGCTACGGCACCAAGTACGTCGCGTACGACGAAGTCGCCAAGGCGTCGGAGTCGCAGGGGCGTCGTGACAGCACGAAGATCCTCACGATCGCCACGTCGCACGTCGAGTACGAGACGGCGAACCGTCACTACGCGCACGTTGACTGCCCGGGTCACGCCGACTACGTGAAGAACATGATCACGGGTGCCGCGCAGATGGACGGCGCGATCCTGGTGGTCTCGGCGGTGGACGGCCCGATGCCGCAGACGCGTGAGCACATCCTGCTGGCGCGCCAGGTGAACGTGCCGAAGGTCGTGGTGTTCCTCAACAAGTGCGACCTCGTGGAAGACGAAGAGCTCCTCGACCTCGTCGAGCTCGAAGTGCGCGAGCTGCTCTCGAAGTACAACTACGACGGTGACGATGCCCCGGTGATCCGTGGCGCGGCCTACCCGGCGATCCAGGGCGAGCAGAAGTGGATCGACAAGATGCAGGAGCTGTACGACGCGCTCGACAGCTACATCCCGGAGCCGGTGCGTGAAGTCGACAAGCCGTTCCTCCTCCCGGTCGAAGACGTGTTCTCGATCACGGGTCGTGGCACGGTGGCGACGGGTCGTATCGAGCGCGGCATCATCAAGGTCGGCGAAGAAGTGCAGGTCGTGGGCTACAACAGCGAGAAGAAGACGACCGTCACGGGCGTCGAAATGTTCCGCAAGCTGCTCGACGAGGGCCAGGCCGGTGACAACGTCGGTCTCCTCCTCCGCGGCATCGCGAAGGAAGACATCGAGCGCGGCATGGTGCTCGCCAAGCCGAACTCGATCAAGCCGCACACGAAGTTCACGGCCGAGGTGTACGTCCTCACGAAGGAAGAGGGTGGCCGCCATACGCCGTTCTTCAAGGGCTACCGCCCGCAGTTCTACTTCCGCACGACGGACGTGACGGGCAACATCGAGCTCCCCGAGGGGATGGAGATGGTGATGCCGGGCGACAACGTGACGATGACGATCGATCTCATCATTCCGATCGCCATGGAAGAGCAGCTGCGCTTCGCCATCCGCGAGGGTGGCCGTACGGTCGGCGCCGGCGTCGTGACCAAGATCCTCGCCTAA
- a CDS encoding 50S ribosomal protein L23 has protein sequence MSLYRTIVRPIVTERTSAAYQDRGEYTFEVAPSATKHAIKAAVEQLFGVKVTGVWTSNARGKARRVGQSIGRRPHTKKAIVKLRDGDTIAIFEG, from the coding sequence ATGAGTCTCTATCGTACCATCGTGCGCCCGATTGTCACGGAGCGCACCTCGGCCGCGTACCAGGATCGCGGCGAGTACACGTTCGAAGTGGCGCCGAGCGCCACGAAGCACGCCATCAAGGCGGCCGTCGAGCAGCTGTTCGGCGTGAAGGTCACTGGCGTGTGGACGTCGAATGCGCGCGGGAAGGCGCGCCGCGTCGGCCAGTCGATCGGTCGCCGCCCCCACACCAAGAAGGCGATCGTGAAGCTGCGTGACGGCGACACCATCGCGATCTTCGAGGGCTGA
- the rplD gene encoding 50S ribosomal protein L4, with protein sequence MTTETKTFEAPVYSAQGKQGGMRQLPEGTFDGIVNVPVMHQAVKAYLANQRQGTAKTKTRGEVTGGNQKPWKQKGTGRARQGSTRAPNWPGGGTVFGPQPRSYTQIVPKQVRQLARKSALNARAREQAVLLVDALSFSAPKTKAMTQLLASLGVAEKKVLLLTDGVKSNVYLSARNLGRVMVLPYSDASTYHILWSDVVVIESAALTHNSAEG encoded by the coding sequence ATGACGACGGAAACCAAGACCTTCGAGGCGCCGGTGTACTCGGCGCAGGGGAAGCAGGGCGGCATGCGCCAGCTCCCCGAGGGCACGTTCGACGGCATCGTGAACGTGCCGGTCATGCACCAGGCGGTGAAGGCGTACCTCGCCAACCAGCGTCAGGGCACGGCCAAGACCAAGACGCGCGGGGAAGTCACCGGCGGCAACCAGAAGCCGTGGAAGCAGAAGGGCACCGGTCGCGCCCGTCAGGGCTCGACGCGCGCGCCGAACTGGCCGGGCGGTGGCACGGTGTTCGGCCCGCAGCCGCGCAGCTACACGCAGATCGTCCCGAAGCAGGTGCGGCAGCTGGCTCGCAAGAGCGCGCTGAACGCTCGCGCCCGTGAGCAGGCCGTACTCCTCGTTGACGCGCTGTCGTTCAGCGCGCCGAAGACCAAGGCCATGACGCAGCTGCTCGCGTCGCTCGGGGTGGCCGAGAAGAAGGTGCTGCTCCTCACCGACGGCGTGAAGTCGAACGTGTACCTGAGCGCCCGCAACCTCGGTCGCGTGATGGTTCTGCCGTACTCCGACGCCAGCACGTACCACATTCTCTGGTCGGATGTGGTCGTGATCGAGTCGGCCGCGCTCACCCACAACTCCGCGGAGGGCTAA
- the rplC gene encoding 50S ribosomal protein L3: MIGIIGKKLGMTQLFNEQGQQVPCTVVEATPNPVTKVMTASEAGFAAVELGYGAQRTARPNKKGERTPKGDRATKAELGHAKKAGLEAAPAVLKSFRLDDAPANGDVPAYSVGDVIKVDIFTPGERVKVTGTSKGRGFQGVVKRHGFGGGPNTHGNTKHRKPGSIGAGTDPSRVIKGKKMPGQYGNKQHTAISIRVEKVDAERNLIYLRGSVAGPTNGIVFVRKQG, from the coding sequence ATGATCGGCATCATCGGCAAGAAGCTGGGGATGACCCAGCTGTTCAACGAGCAGGGGCAGCAAGTGCCCTGCACCGTGGTGGAGGCCACGCCCAACCCCGTCACGAAGGTGATGACGGCGTCGGAGGCGGGCTTTGCCGCCGTGGAGCTCGGATATGGCGCGCAGCGGACGGCGCGCCCCAACAAGAAGGGTGAGCGCACGCCCAAGGGCGATCGCGCTACGAAGGCGGAGCTGGGCCACGCGAAGAAGGCCGGCCTCGAGGCCGCGCCTGCCGTGCTCAAGAGCTTCCGCCTCGACGACGCGCCGGCGAACGGCGACGTTCCCGCGTACAGCGTGGGCGACGTGATCAAGGTGGACATCTTCACCCCCGGTGAGCGGGTGAAGGTCACCGGCACGTCGAAGGGTCGCGGGTTCCAGGGTGTCGTGAAGCGCCACGGTTTCGGTGGCGGTCCGAACACCCACGGTAACACCAAGCACCGCAAGCCCGGCTCCATTGGCGCGGGCACCGACCCGTCGCGCGTCATCAAGGGCAAGAAGATGCCCGGCCAGTACGGCAACAAGCAGCACACGGCGATCAGCATCCGCGTGGAGAAGGTGGATGCCGAGCGTAACCTCATTTATCTGCGCGGCAGCGTGGCGGGGCCGACGAACGGCATCGTCTTCGTGCGGAAGCAGGGCTGA